One stretch of Thermanaerosceptrum fracticalcis DNA includes these proteins:
- the ligD gene encoding non-homologous end-joining DNA ligase → MESMQITIEGKELTISNPHKILWPESGITKLDYIHYLISVSPYLLAYTQNRLLTMIRFPDGIDGKSFYQKEIPPFAPEWMERAFYSDKNWILLNDIATLVWVANLASLEIHVPFDQYVKPDYPTELTLDLDPMDTDNFDLVREIALKSREVIDSLGLFSVIKTSGATGLQVYIPIEPRYTYEEARLINTFIARYIAEKNPRKVTLERMVKKRGKHLYFDYLQLWRGRTLPAPYSVRAKPGATVSTPLEWAEVEKEITPADFTIRTVPERLKLKGDLFRFVTTEKMNQGLDEILVFIKGAELTRV, encoded by the coding sequence ATGGAGAGCATGCAAATCACTATCGAGGGCAAAGAACTCACTATTTCCAACCCTCATAAGATCTTGTGGCCGGAATCGGGTATCACGAAACTCGATTACATTCATTATTTAATAAGTGTCTCTCCCTATCTTTTGGCCTATACACAAAACCGCCTCTTGACCATGATCAGATTTCCTGACGGTATTGATGGTAAATCCTTTTATCAGAAAGAGATTCCCCCTTTTGCCCCGGAATGGATGGAGCGAGCCTTTTATTCTGATAAGAACTGGATACTCTTAAACGACATCGCTACCCTGGTCTGGGTGGCCAACCTGGCTTCTCTGGAAATACACGTCCCCTTCGACCAGTATGTTAAACCCGACTATCCCACAGAGCTTACCCTGGACCTGGACCCTATGGATACGGATAATTTTGACCTGGTGAGAGAAATAGCCCTCAAATCCAGGGAAGTTATCGATTCCCTGGGCCTCTTTAGCGTCATTAAGACCTCCGGGGCCACTGGTCTTCAGGTCTATATACCTATTGAGCCCAGGTATACTTATGAGGAAGCCCGGCTCATCAATACCTTTATTGCCCGTTACATAGCGGAAAAAAATCCCCGCAAGGTCACCCTTGAACGGATGGTGAAGAAGCGGGGGAAACATCTCTATTTTGATTATCTCCAGTTGTGGCGGGGTAGAACCTTGCCGGCACCTTATTCCGTAAGGGCAAAACCCGGGGCTACGGTTTCTACTCCCCTGGAGTGGGCGGAGGTGGAAAAGGAAATCACTCCGGCGGACTTTACTATACGGACAGTACCGGAAAGGCTGAAATTGAAAGGAGACCTTTTCCGCTTTGTAACTACGGAAAAAATGAACCAGGGCCTGGATGAAATCCTGGTTTTTATCAAGGGGGCAGAACTAACGAGGGTATAA
- the tyrS gene encoding tyrosine--tRNA ligase, with the protein MANVYDILRERGYIEQATHEEEIRELLEKETVTFYIGFDPTADSLHVGHFIQVMVMMHMQRAGHRPIAIIGGGTAMVGDPSGKTDMRKMLTRELIEENAQSFKKQFSRFIDFGPGKALMVNNADWLMNLNYIEFLRDIGKHFSVNRMLSAECFKNRLERGLSFLEFNYMLMQAYDFLELYKRYNCKLQMGGNDQWSNIIAGVELIRRAEGGSAYGLTFKLLTTSEGKKMGKTESGAIWLDPAKTSPYDFYQYWRNVDDRDVKNCLALLTFLPMEEVNRLGSLQDAEINRAKEVLAYEVTKLVHGEEEAEKAQKAARALFGSGGDAASIPCTEIPQARFTGGMDILTLLMETGLAPSKSEGRRLIQQGGLTVNENKIDDFNLVINLDDFADGKLMLRKGKKVYHQVKLV; encoded by the coding sequence ATGGCTAACGTTTACGACATTCTGAGGGAAAGAGGATATATCGAACAGGCAACCCATGAAGAAGAAATCAGGGAACTCCTGGAGAAAGAAACAGTCACCTTTTATATCGGTTTTGACCCTACGGCCGACAGCCTTCATGTGGGTCATTTTATCCAGGTCATGGTGATGATGCATATGCAAAGGGCCGGTCACAGGCCCATCGCCATCATCGGCGGCGGCACAGCTATGGTGGGAGACCCTTCGGGCAAAACAGACATGCGTAAAATGCTGACCAGAGAACTGATTGAAGAAAACGCTCAATCCTTTAAAAAACAGTTTTCCCGCTTTATCGATTTTGGTCCGGGAAAAGCCCTCATGGTCAACAATGCCGACTGGCTCATGAATCTTAATTATATTGAATTCCTGCGCGATATCGGCAAACACTTCTCCGTCAATAGAATGCTTTCAGCTGAATGTTTTAAAAACAGGTTGGAAAGAGGTTTATCCTTCCTGGAATTCAACTACATGCTGATGCAGGCCTACGACTTCCTGGAACTTTATAAGAGGTACAATTGCAAGCTGCAGATGGGCGGCAATGACCAGTGGTCCAACATTATCGCAGGAGTAGAACTCATCCGGCGAGCTGAAGGAGGTTCAGCTTATGGTCTCACCTTCAAACTCCTGACTACCAGTGAAGGTAAAAAAATGGGAAAAACAGAAAGCGGCGCCATCTGGCTCGATCCTGCCAAAACTTCCCCTTATGATTTCTATCAATACTGGCGTAATGTCGATGACAGGGATGTCAAAAACTGCCTGGCCTTATTGACCTTCTTACCCATGGAAGAAGTAAACAGGCTGGGTTCCCTCCAGGATGCTGAAATTAACCGGGCCAAAGAAGTACTGGCTTATGAAGTCACGAAGCTGGTACATGGCGAGGAAGAAGCGGAAAAAGCCCAAAAAGCCGCCAGAGCCCTCTTTGGCAGCGGCGGTGATGCTGCTTCCATACCCTGTACAGAAATCCCTCAAGCCAGGTTTACGGGAGGGATGGATATCCTCACCCTCTTAATGGAAACTGGACTGGCTCCTTCCAAAAGCGAAGGCAGGCGCCTGATCCAGCAGGGTGGTCTGACTGTAAACGAGAACAAGATTGATGATTTCAATCTTGTCATTAACCTTGATGATTTTGCTGACGGTAAACTAATGCTAAGAAAAGGGAAAAAAGTCTATCACCAGGTCAAATTAGTTTAA
- a CDS encoding M23 family metallopeptidase, translating into MGRKAIVLCLIILVTVFLTNYSGSYIETMGKKREGNRELTPVLRLSTLEVCPGDYLVIYVENVNRDDHIALSTGLLQNPPGFTHYKRGQVALAAVNYRTAAGKYFLYISISRKGQVVWEKREMITVLPKKFLTQNLKVTRQQQAIRNEKLWKEDSAFIEKAKSVSAPEPLWQGKFLQPVEGRISTEYGVIRYINNVESGRHAGIDIAARKGTPVKATNRGMVTLSMPLHLTGNTIIIDHGMDIFSAYSHLDRLLVKEGQLVEKGDIIGEIGSTGFSTGPHLHWTISIGPVFTNPWRLLESDPLEWIK; encoded by the coding sequence TTGGGGAGAAAAGCAATAGTACTGTGTCTGATTATCCTGGTGACAGTATTTTTGACAAACTACAGTGGCAGCTACATAGAAACTATGGGAAAGAAGAGGGAAGGAAACCGGGAACTGACTCCGGTCTTGCGCCTCTCTACGTTGGAAGTGTGTCCAGGGGATTATCTTGTCATCTACGTGGAGAACGTAAACAGGGACGATCACATTGCCCTTTCGACAGGCCTGTTACAGAATCCACCCGGGTTTACCCATTATAAAAGAGGACAGGTAGCCCTGGCGGCTGTGAATTACCGTACGGCAGCAGGAAAATATTTTCTATATATTAGTATTTCCAGAAAAGGGCAGGTTGTCTGGGAGAAAAGGGAAATGATTACCGTTCTCCCCAAAAAATTTCTTACCCAAAACTTAAAAGTAACCAGGCAACAGCAGGCCATAAGGAATGAGAAGCTCTGGAAAGAGGACAGCGCCTTTATTGAGAAGGCCAAATCCGTTTCCGCCCCCGAGCCCTTATGGCAGGGAAAATTCTTACAGCCTGTGGAAGGACGTATTTCTACAGAGTATGGTGTTATTCGCTACATAAACAATGTGGAATCCGGAAGGCATGCCGGTATAGATATCGCAGCGAGAAAAGGGACCCCTGTGAAAGCCACCAACAGGGGTATGGTTACTCTCTCTATGCCCCTCCATCTTACAGGAAATACCATCATCATCGACCACGGGATGGATATCTTCAGCGCTTACTCCCATCTGGACCGCCTGCTGGTGAAGGAAGGCCAGCTGGTGGAAAAAGGGGATATTATTGGGGAAATCGGGTCCACAGGTTTTTCCACAGGTCCCCATCTCCACTGGACAATCAGCATAGGCCCCGTTTTTACGAACCCCTGGCGTTTGCTGGAGAGTGACCCCCTGGAATGGATAAAATAA
- the dltC gene encoding D-alanine--poly(phosphoribitol) ligase subunit 2, with protein MREKILDILCQVCGSEEIRENPDVELYETGLLDSFGTVQLLVAIEEELHMAIPISEIDREMWATPHKIIKFIEERR; from the coding sequence ATGAGAGAGAAAATTCTGGATATCCTCTGTCAGGTCTGCGGCAGTGAAGAGATACGTGAAAATCCGGATGTTGAACTTTATGAAACAGGACTGCTGGACTCTTTTGGTACAGTACAGCTCCTGGTGGCCATTGAGGAAGAATTGCATATGGCTATTCCCATTAGTGAGATAGACCGGGAAATGTGGGCCACTCCCCATAAAATAATTAAATTTATTGAGGAAAGGCGCTAA